The following proteins are co-located in the Cydia pomonella isolate Wapato2018A chromosome 19, ilCydPomo1, whole genome shotgun sequence genome:
- the LOC133528084 gene encoding WD repeat-containing protein 37, translated as MKSSKRRLQALTEGTDGNLPSYLKMEDSETSIPPVFRSRLHELFSQIEKEFDLLYTENLNLQEKIDILSEKLERESYLGDKQNPDYIEFEATGKSSKSKLSQSNSQKVKASHKLRVQTSKIVSSFKAPTYNCQLVREFTGHKDGIWDVSSARPGQALIGTASADHTACVWSVEWGKCLLQYTGHAGSVNSLRFHPSRDIALTSSGDNTAHVWQAAVNWDLPRGQSSEEELEGGGEESLGEGSDRPEVLRTPLTELGGHSGVVVAADWLTGGDHVITASWDRTANLYDVETGDCLQILMGHDHELTHASAHHSARLVVTASRDTTFRLWDFREPIHSVSVFQGHTESVTSAVFTREDKVVSGSDDRSVKVWDVRNMRSALATIRSDSSVNRVGVSSTGIIAIPHDNRQVRLFDLQGQRLARLPRSSRQGHRRMVTSVAWAEDISPNINFFSCGFDRRILGWSIQPSKDN; from the exons ATGAAATCTAGTAAACGAAGACTGCAAGCACTAACCGAAGGAACAGATGGAAACCTACCTAGTTATCTTAAAATGGAAGACTCTGAAACATCTATCCCGCCCGTATTTAGGTCTCGACTACATGAGCTATTTTCTCAGATAGAGAAAGAGTTCGATCTTTTGTACACGGAAAACTTAAATC TACAAGAGAAGATAGACATATTAAGTGAAAAACTGGAGAGGGAGAGTTATCTGGGCGACAAGCAGAATCCAGATTATATTGAATTTGAAGCCACTGGGAAAAGTTCAAAGTCCAAAT tatCCCAAAGCAACTCCCAGAAAGTGAAAGCGAGCCACAAGCTCCGAGTGCAGACCAGCAAGATTGTGTCCAGCTTCAAAGCCCCAACATACAACTGTCAGCTGGTTCGGGAGTTCACCGGACACAAGGATGGCATCTGGGACGTGTCCTCGGCTAGGCCAGGACAAGCGCTAATTGGGACAGCTTCAGCTG ATCACACGGCATGCGTGTGGAGCGTAGAGTGGGGCAAGTGCCTGCTCCAGTACACGGGGCACGCGGGCTCCGTGAACTCCCTGCGGTTCCACCCCAGCCGCGACATCGCGCTCACCAGCAGCGGCGACAACACCGCGCACGTGTGGCAGGCGGCCGTCAACTGGGACCTGCCG CGCGGCCAATCCTCCGAGGAAGAACTTGAAGGTGGAGGCGAAGAAAGCCTCGGGGAAGGCAGCGACCGGCCCGAAGTACTCCGCACGCCGCTGACGGAGCTGGGCGGGCACTCCGGGGTCGTGGTGGCCGCTGATTGGCTGACGGGCGGCGACCACGTGATCACGGCCTCGTGGGACCGCACCGCCAACCTGTACGACGTCGAGACGGGGGACTGTCTGCAGATACTTATGG ggCACGACCACGAGCTTACACACGCGTCGGCCCACCACAGCGCACGGCTCGTAGTAACGGCCTCTCGGGACACCACGTTCCGGCTGTGGGACTTCCGCGAGCCCATACACTCCGTGTCCGTCTTCCAGGGGCACACCGA gagCGTTACCTCTGCAGTTTTTACCCGTGAAGATAAAGTGGTGTCCGGATCTGATGATCGCTCAGTAAAG GTGTGGGACGTCCGCAACATGCGTAGCGCCTTAGCCACGATACGTTCCGACTCATCCGTGAACCGGGTCGGCGTCAGCAGCACCGGTATCATCGCCATCCCGCACGACAACCGGCAAGTGCGGCTGTTCGACCTGCAGGGGCAGCGGCTAGCTCGCCTGCCGCGCTCTAGCCGACAG GGCCACCGCCGCATGGTGACGTCAGTAGCGTGGGCAGAAGACATATCGCCGAACATCAACTTCTTCAGCTGCGGCTTCGACCGCCGCATCCTCGGCTGGTCTATTCAACCCTccaaagataattag
- the LOC133528083 gene encoding uncharacterized protein LOC133528083 yields the protein MKEYKQQLEGEAGQANGKSPTKSLDGVVIEIPSSSPPLDDDIHDLTQIEGQLLTQNSMPQDAQPAGPVKDKSVVKKGQMTSKYKSKEDKKKARVARRKANKAAYCFKHGKKVTVLEEKKDIESKSAEVAIDQAPKKPNQSTDGRRNSIRKCRHLAVAIRRDDRVPIDKELARLIRKRLTDLIGEEVQRIIKTKSSGRVIKFHKSGLIPAGFFLVTPATEEARDWLLSRDFGLLEGIKVVAKKLEGKKSRLSLVFKRN from the coding sequence ATGAAAGAGTACAAACAACAGCTAGAGGGTGAGGCTGGGCAGGCAAACGGCAAATCCCCGACCAAAAGTCTTGACGGGGTAGTTATCGAAATCCCAAGCTCAAGTCCACCACTTGATGATGATATCCACGATCTTACCCAAATTGAGGGTCAGTTACTTACCCAGAATTCAATGCCGCAAGATGCACAGCCCGCTGGTCCAGTAAAAGATAAAAGTGTAGTGAAAAAAGGACAAATGACTAGCAAATACAAATCCAAAGAAGATAAGAAGAAAGCTCGGGTAGCAAGAAGGAAAGCGAATAAGGCTGCGTATTGTTTCAAGCATGGTAAAAAAGTGACAGTACTGGAGGAGAAAAAAGATATTGAAAGCAAGAGCGCGGAAGTTGCTATAGATCAGGCTCCAAAGAAGCCGAACCAAAGCACAGATGGTCGTCGTAACTCTATACGAAAATGTCGACATCTTGCCGTGGCCATACGGCGGGACGACCGAGTCCCGATAGATAAGGAATTAGCAAGGCTCATACGTAAAAGGCTTACAGATCTTATAGGCGAAGAAGTTCAACGCATCATAAAAACCAAGAGTAGCGGAAGAGTAATCAAATTTCACAAGTCAGGACTGATTCCAGCAGGTTTCTTCTTAGTAACACCTGCAACTGAAGAAGCTAGGGACTGGCTGCTAAGCCGAGATTTTGGTCTGCTGGAAGGGATAAAAGTAGTGGCAAAGAAGCTAGAAGGCAAAAAAAGCAGGCTAAGTCTAGTGTTCAAAAGGAATTAG